The following coding sequences lie in one Amycolatopsis cihanbeyliensis genomic window:
- a CDS encoding 50S ribosomal protein L11 methyltransferase yields the protein MKIDKSALLTVREYFDRRMYALVDLRMSLECEPSLTGFPPFDSLQRVVGRLDPAPETMFRLFRLGETVDDGAFRAAFPEPVVDALVCTELVIRTGDGWRTPGLLLVPAQGLLLIAGTPPSYPTADGFPRAWFDLSTNFVAATLPGSLRGARVLDVCSGTGVQSLLCAIRGAESVLGVELDESGVVIASANAVLNGVADRVEFRVSDVLSALHPEETFDFVVANLPYAPVIGGTVAPDSVTGIGNAVLWPLLEQLPAHLSEAATGILATWRSIGHGGDSYQLRAITESLAAVGAAVTAYLDPAFDTVDGVLRMLHKDLSRRDTPVDVDAVVASVRRLVERAELPMDGFYNQLIHFSRAGGTAPAAVFGLARPGTA from the coding sequence ATGAAGATTGACAAGTCCGCCCTGCTCACCGTGCGGGAGTACTTCGACCGGCGGATGTACGCTCTGGTCGACCTGCGCATGTCACTGGAATGCGAGCCGAGCCTGACCGGCTTTCCCCCGTTCGACTCGCTGCAGCGGGTGGTCGGCCGCCTCGACCCCGCGCCGGAGACGATGTTCCGGCTGTTCCGGCTCGGCGAGACGGTCGACGACGGGGCCTTCCGCGCGGCGTTTCCCGAACCGGTCGTCGACGCGCTCGTGTGCACGGAGCTGGTGATTCGCACGGGGGACGGCTGGCGGACGCCCGGGCTGCTGCTGGTCCCGGCTCAGGGCCTGCTGCTGATCGCGGGCACGCCGCCGTCGTACCCGACCGCGGACGGGTTCCCGCGCGCCTGGTTCGACCTGTCCACCAACTTCGTCGCCGCCACCCTTCCGGGCTCGCTGCGGGGCGCCCGCGTACTGGACGTGTGTTCCGGCACCGGGGTGCAGTCACTGCTGTGCGCCATCCGCGGCGCCGAGTCGGTGCTCGGTGTCGAACTCGACGAGAGCGGCGTGGTGATCGCCTCGGCCAACGCGGTGCTGAACGGCGTCGCCGACCGTGTCGAGTTCCGGGTATCCGACGTACTGTCGGCGTTGCATCCGGAGGAGACGTTCGACTTCGTGGTGGCGAACCTGCCCTACGCTCCGGTGATCGGCGGCACCGTCGCGCCGGACAGTGTCACCGGCATCGGCAACGCGGTGCTGTGGCCACTGCTCGAGCAACTGCCCGCGCACCTTTCCGAGGCCGCGACCGGCATCCTCGCCACCTGGCGCTCCATCGGCCACGGCGGCGACAGCTACCAGCTTCGGGCCATCACCGAGAGCCTCGCCGCGGTGGGGGCCGCGGTCACCGCCTACCTCGACCCCGCCTTCGACACCGTCGACGGCGTGCTCCGCATGCTGCACAAGGATCTCAGCCGGCGCGACACCCCGGTCGACGTCGATGCCGTCGTCGCGTCGGTCCGGCGGCTGGTCGAACGCGCCGAGTTGCCCATGGACGGTTTCTACAACCAGCTCATCCACTTCAGCCGGGCCGGTGGCACGGCCCCCGCCGCGGTCTTCGGACTGGCCCGGCCCGGCACGGCCTGA
- a CDS encoding MbtH family protein: MTSDSAEEIDYRVVVNDEEQYSIWPAGREIPAGWRATGAAGTREECLAHIKEVWTDMRPRSLREAMNSAGHQGD, translated from the coding sequence ATGACCAGTGACAGCGCCGAGGAGATCGACTACCGCGTGGTGGTCAACGACGAGGAGCAGTACTCGATCTGGCCCGCGGGCAGGGAGATCCCCGCCGGATGGCGTGCCACCGGGGCGGCAGGCACCCGCGAGGAGTGCCTGGCGCACATCAAGGAGGTCTGGACGGACATGCGCCCGCGCAGCCTGCGCGAGGCCATGAACTCCGCCGGGCACCAGGGAGACTGA
- a CDS encoding alpha/beta fold hydrolase, with amino-acid sequence MYIQLGDVRLFFDVEGAVLAPDGPVHRERPTVLCLHGGPGLDHSTLRPGFSELAEHAQVIYLDQRGHGRSDRGDPTRWTLARWAADVHEFCQALGIVRPIVLGTSFGGYVAMEYAIRYPSHPAKIVLISTSPRGTGNPERRERVFDAFARRGGAAASEVARRAFDERTPAAFAEYVRVCGPLYTSRPPDPDGAKRVIANNEILPRFEAPGAEGVTFDQTSRLPRVRCPVLIVGGSEDPITPIAEQQLIAGSLPAGQVDLVEIPDCGHGVLRDAPQRLLELVAEFVVAT; translated from the coding sequence ATGTACATACAGCTGGGGGATGTCCGCCTGTTCTTCGATGTCGAAGGTGCCGTGCTGGCCCCGGACGGGCCGGTGCACCGCGAGCGGCCCACGGTGCTGTGCCTGCACGGCGGCCCCGGCCTCGACCACTCCACGCTGCGCCCGGGTTTCTCCGAGCTCGCCGAGCACGCTCAGGTGATCTACCTCGACCAGCGAGGGCACGGCCGTAGCGACCGCGGTGACCCGACCCGCTGGACCCTGGCCCGGTGGGCCGCCGACGTGCACGAGTTCTGCCAGGCCCTCGGCATCGTGCGGCCGATCGTCCTCGGTACGTCCTTCGGCGGCTACGTCGCCATGGAGTACGCCATTCGTTATCCCAGCCACCCCGCGAAGATCGTGCTGATCAGCACCTCGCCCCGGGGAACCGGGAACCCCGAACGCCGTGAACGGGTCTTCGACGCCTTCGCCCGCCGGGGAGGCGCGGCCGCGAGCGAGGTCGCCCGGCGCGCCTTCGACGAGCGAACCCCCGCCGCGTTCGCCGAGTACGTCCGGGTCTGCGGCCCGCTCTACACCAGCCGCCCACCGGATCCCGACGGGGCCAAGCGGGTGATCGCCAACAACGAGATCCTGCCTCGCTTCGAGGCACCGGGGGCGGAGGGCGTCACGTTCGACCAGACGTCGCGACTCCCGCGGGTCCGCTGCCCGGTGCTCATCGTCGGCGGCAGCGAGGACCCCATCACGCCGATCGCCGAGCAGCAGCTCATCGCCGGCTCGCTGCCCGCGGGTCAGGTCGACCTTGTCGAGATCCCGGACTGCGGCCACGGTGTGCTCAGGGACGCCCCGCAGCGCCTGCTGGAGCTTGTCGCGGAATTCGTGGTGGCCACATGA
- a CDS encoding DMT family transporter translates to MESGGSRAGQSGIAIQFCLLALAWGASFLFIKIGLDGLSPAQVVWARMVFGALALGAIMLIARRPVPRDAALWGHLTVVTILLCVVPFLLFSWAEQHISSSLASIYNATTPLTTMAFAAVVLSTERITRDRGTGLVLGFAGVLLIIGPWSIAGEHNLLAQLACLGATTCYGLAFTYLRKFVSPRGVPAVTVAFIQVSAGAAIMVLATPLLAGSPMTLTWPVVSSMIALGAVSTGLAYIMNTNIVAAWGAANAAAVTYVTPIVGVVLGIIVLDEPLSWNQPVGAVLVIAGILTAHGRLTQLSARMKQPESTRTGR, encoded by the coding sequence ATGGAAAGCGGCGGGTCTCGCGCCGGCCAGAGCGGCATCGCCATCCAGTTCTGCCTGCTGGCGCTGGCGTGGGGAGCGAGCTTCCTGTTCATCAAGATCGGCCTGGACGGGCTCTCCCCGGCTCAGGTGGTGTGGGCGCGGATGGTCTTCGGTGCGCTCGCCCTCGGCGCGATCATGCTCATCGCCCGGCGGCCGGTGCCAAGGGACGCGGCCCTGTGGGGACACCTCACCGTGGTGACCATCCTGCTGTGCGTGGTGCCGTTCCTGCTGTTCTCCTGGGCCGAGCAGCACATCTCCTCGAGCCTGGCCAGTATCTACAACGCCACCACGCCGCTGACCACGATGGCGTTCGCCGCGGTGGTGCTGAGCACCGAGCGGATCACGCGCGACCGGGGAACGGGCCTGGTGCTGGGTTTCGCCGGCGTGTTGCTGATCATCGGACCCTGGTCGATCGCCGGCGAGCACAACCTGCTCGCGCAGCTGGCCTGCCTCGGCGCGACGACCTGCTACGGCCTGGCCTTCACCTACCTGCGCAAGTTCGTCTCCCCGCGCGGGGTTCCCGCGGTGACGGTGGCCTTCATCCAGGTGTCGGCGGGTGCGGCGATCATGGTGCTGGCCACGCCGCTGCTCGCGGGCAGCCCGATGACGCTCACCTGGCCGGTGGTGTCGAGCATGATCGCGCTCGGCGCGGTGTCCACGGGGCTGGCCTACATCATGAACACCAACATCGTGGCGGCCTGGGGCGCGGCCAACGCCGCCGCGGTGACCTATGTGACGCCGATCGTCGGCGTGGTTCTCGGGATCATCGTGCTGGACGAGCCGTTGAGCTGGAACCAGCCCGTGGGCGCGGTGCTGGTGATCGCGGGCATCCTCACCGCGCACGGTCGACTCACCCAGCTCTCCGCGCGGATGAAACAGCCGGAATCCACCCGCACCGGCCGGTAG
- the sbnA gene encoding 2,3-diaminopropionate biosynthesis protein SbnA, with protein MIFRDASDIVLDDVFVELAGFVPEAEVYLKLEGFNPAGSIKSKTAVALIESAELEGRVGPDTQFIESTSGNLGIALATICAARGYSLTLVTDPNTAPAAVQAMTALGADVVRVDTRDAEHGYLQTRIDYIHNRLAVEPNLVWLNQYANPANIRVHRELTARAIHEEFGDLTALFIGAGTTGTLMGCLQYFGEHSPATQIVAVDAVGSVTFGLPTARRRLPGLGTSRRPEIFVDDGGFEKVVVDEPGTIAMCRRIARRYGLLVGASTGTVLTAVERFAPTLPRGARVVAISPDLGDKYLGTVYSPSWIAEHYPSLSAVARSD; from the coding sequence ATGATCTTCCGCGACGCCAGTGACATCGTGCTGGACGACGTGTTCGTGGAACTGGCCGGGTTCGTACCCGAGGCCGAGGTCTACCTCAAGCTGGAAGGATTCAACCCGGCCGGCTCCATCAAGTCGAAGACCGCCGTGGCGCTCATCGAGAGCGCCGAGCTCGAGGGCCGCGTCGGCCCGGACACCCAGTTCATCGAGTCCACCTCGGGCAACCTCGGCATCGCCCTGGCGACCATCTGCGCCGCGAGGGGCTACTCGCTGACCCTGGTCACGGATCCGAACACCGCACCCGCCGCGGTGCAGGCGATGACCGCGCTGGGCGCCGACGTGGTCCGGGTCGACACCCGGGACGCGGAGCACGGCTACCTGCAGACCCGCATCGACTACATCCACAACCGCCTGGCGGTCGAGCCGAACCTGGTGTGGCTCAACCAGTACGCCAACCCGGCCAACATCCGGGTGCACCGCGAGCTGACCGCTCGGGCCATCCACGAGGAGTTCGGCGACCTCACCGCGCTGTTCATCGGCGCGGGTACCACCGGCACGCTGATGGGCTGCCTGCAGTACTTCGGCGAGCACAGCCCGGCGACCCAGATCGTCGCGGTGGACGCGGTCGGCTCGGTCACCTTCGGCCTGCCCACCGCCCGCCGCCGGTTGCCCGGACTCGGCACCAGCCGGCGGCCGGAGATCTTCGTCGACGACGGCGGCTTCGAGAAGGTCGTGGTCGACGAACCCGGCACGATCGCCATGTGCCGCCGCATCGCCCGCCGCTACGGCCTGCTGGTCGGTGCCTCCACCGGCACCGTGCTCACCGCGGTGGAGCGGTTCGCTCCGACCCTGCCGCGCGGGGCGCGGGTGGTGGCGATCTCGCCGGACCTCGGGGACAAGTACCTGGGCACCGTCTACTCGCCGAGCTGGATCGCCGAACACTATCCGAGCCTGTCCGCGGTGGCCAGATCCGACTAG
- a CDS encoding helix-turn-helix domain-containing protein, with protein MLSRREMQVFRLLAEGKSNRRIAGVLRVSERTVKAHVAQILAKLDVESRLQAGLVAFAWTIVDGEASR; from the coding sequence ATGCTGTCCCGGCGGGAGATGCAGGTGTTCCGGCTGCTGGCGGAGGGTAAGTCGAACCGGCGGATCGCGGGTGTGCTGCGGGTGTCCGAGCGCACGGTGAAGGCGCATGTGGCGCAGATCCTGGCGAAACTGGACGTGGAGTCCAGGCTGCAGGCCGGGCTTGTCGCCTTCGCCTGGACGATCGTCGACGGTGAGGCTTCTCGCTGA
- a CDS encoding AzlD domain-containing protein — MLLLSAGTFAFRFAGPALRTKVTVAPTVVRLLEASSIVLLAALVATSTLAEGHEFAGYARPAGVLTAGVLAWYRLPFLVIVLSAAAMAAGLRLLGVP; from the coding sequence ATGTTGCTGCTGTCCGCAGGCACCTTCGCCTTCCGCTTCGCCGGCCCCGCGCTCCGGACCAAGGTCACTGTTGCGCCCACGGTGGTGCGGCTGCTGGAGGCATCGTCGATCGTGCTACTTGCCGCGTTGGTCGCCACCTCCACCCTGGCGGAGGGACACGAGTTCGCCGGGTACGCCCGCCCGGCCGGCGTGCTCACCGCGGGCGTGCTGGCCTGGTACCGGCTGCCGTTCCTGGTCATCGTGCTCAGCGCCGCGGCGATGGCGGCCGGGCTGCGCCTGCTCGGCGTCCCGTGA
- a CDS encoding AzlC family ABC transporter permease, producing the protein MCSVKRTLDAGLGRDILLICLAVWVIGLSFGATAVASGLPLWLPVTLGMLVLAAGSEFLFIGVIGAGGNPIAALLTALLVNARHLPYGLSVPPELFGSGWRRIVRAHFLNDETVVLALAQPALDRKRTAYWWCGVGIMVGWPLGALMGGIAGSVVPDPAAFGLDAMFPAVLLALILPTLRERGPQASATRHGALAGVAIALATTPVLPAGLPVLLALAGLTLTARKGARQ; encoded by the coding sequence ATGTGTTCGGTAAAACGAACCCTCGACGCGGGACTCGGCCGCGACATCCTGCTGATCTGCCTGGCCGTGTGGGTCATCGGCCTTTCCTTCGGTGCCACGGCCGTCGCCAGCGGCCTGCCGCTGTGGTTGCCGGTCACCCTGGGGATGCTCGTGCTGGCGGCCGGGTCGGAGTTCCTGTTCATCGGAGTCATCGGTGCCGGGGGTAACCCGATCGCAGCGCTGCTGACGGCACTCCTGGTCAACGCTCGCCACCTGCCCTACGGCCTTTCGGTCCCGCCGGAACTGTTCGGCAGCGGGTGGCGCCGTATCGTGCGCGCGCATTTCCTGAACGACGAGACGGTGGTGCTCGCCCTGGCCCAGCCCGCACTGGACCGCAAGCGGACCGCCTACTGGTGGTGTGGCGTCGGCATCATGGTGGGTTGGCCGCTGGGCGCCCTGATGGGCGGGATCGCCGGCAGCGTGGTGCCCGACCCCGCCGCTTTCGGACTCGACGCGATGTTCCCCGCCGTGCTGCTCGCGCTCATCCTTCCCACGCTGCGGGAGCGAGGGCCACAGGCGAGCGCGACCCGGCACGGCGCACTCGCCGGCGTGGCCATCGCACTCGCCACCACGCCTGTGTTGCCGGCCGGCCTGCCCGTTCTGCTCGCCCTGGCCGGCCTGACTCTGACCGCGCGTAAGGGGGCACGCCAGTGA
- a CDS encoding helix-turn-helix domain-containing protein translates to MTQDNDVITPTGGPPLDRIAAALRAERARADLSLTEVARRAGVSKSTLSQLESGAGNPSVETLWALCVALDVPFAQLLDPPRPQVQLIRAGEGPAVSATAADYRATLLAACPTNTRRDVFRVVAEPGQRRTSDPHMPGVVEHVVLASGRAIVGLAAQPEELSPGDYLAYPGDHAHVFEALVPGTWAVLVSEHR, encoded by the coding sequence ATGACGCAGGACAACGACGTGATCACCCCTACGGGCGGGCCTCCGTTGGACCGGATCGCGGCAGCGTTACGTGCGGAGCGCGCCAGGGCCGATCTGTCGCTCACCGAGGTGGCGCGGCGCGCCGGCGTGTCCAAGTCGACGCTGTCCCAGTTGGAGTCCGGTGCCGGCAACCCCAGTGTGGAGACGCTGTGGGCGCTGTGCGTGGCGCTGGACGTACCGTTCGCTCAGCTGCTGGACCCGCCGCGGCCGCAGGTCCAACTGATCAGGGCCGGTGAGGGGCCTGCGGTCTCGGCGACAGCGGCCGACTACCGCGCGACCCTGCTGGCGGCCTGCCCGACGAACACCCGGCGCGATGTGTTCCGGGTCGTCGCCGAACCCGGCCAGCGGCGGACGTCGGACCCGCATATGCCGGGCGTCGTCGAGCACGTGGTACTCGCGTCCGGGCGGGCCATCGTCGGGCTGGCCGCGCAGCCCGAGGAACTGTCTCCCGGTGACTACCTCGCCTACCCCGGCGACCATGCGCATGTCTTCGAGGCACTGGTACCCGGCACCTGGGCGGTGCTGGTGTCCGAGCATCGTTGA